One Aquisediminimonas profunda genomic region harbors:
- a CDS encoding AMP nucleosidase: MAAKGTLQSGAAIVAELDALFVAAVGRLRKAIEIFVETGTPPDPAMREDGSFAYPEIRLHYKGDEALSPPLRSFGRLTEAGDYVTSVTKPALFADYLAEQIDILIADYGVEVIARPGRQEIPFPYVLDANDDLADVRAKDLSRWFPTTELAYIGDEVADGLFDSGLDDPRPLALFDGLRTDFSLARLRHYTGTPPEHFQRYVLFTNYHRYVDEFVDWSCAQIGNGGAYTSLSCPGGVMVTEHTDDPHSVVADSAWRRHQMPAWHLMAPDGTGITLVNIGVGPSNAKTITDHMAVMRPEAWLMIGHCGGLRPSQRIGDYVLAHAYLRDDHVLDDMLPPEIPIPPIAEVQQALARAAEQVSGESGEKLKSRLRTGTIVTTDDRNWELRYSKSALRFSQSRAVGIDMESATIAAQGYRFRVPYGTLLCVSDKPMHGELKLPGQANRFYERAIAEHMLIGIEACRQLKAEGPKLHSRKLRAFNEPPFR; the protein is encoded by the coding sequence ATGGCTGCTAAAGGCACACTTCAATCCGGGGCCGCAATCGTTGCCGAGCTCGATGCGCTCTTCGTGGCAGCGGTCGGTCGACTGCGCAAAGCGATCGAAATCTTTGTCGAAACCGGGACACCACCCGATCCGGCGATGCGAGAGGACGGCAGTTTCGCCTATCCCGAAATCAGGCTGCATTATAAGGGCGACGAGGCCCTTTCGCCGCCACTCCGGTCCTTCGGGCGGCTCACCGAGGCCGGCGACTACGTTACGAGCGTAACCAAGCCTGCGCTCTTTGCTGACTATCTTGCTGAGCAGATTGACATATTGATCGCCGATTACGGGGTTGAGGTCATTGCCCGGCCCGGGCGGCAGGAAATCCCGTTTCCCTACGTCCTCGACGCCAATGACGATCTGGCCGATGTCCGCGCCAAGGATCTCTCGCGCTGGTTCCCGACGACCGAGTTGGCCTATATCGGGGATGAAGTGGCAGATGGCCTGTTCGATTCTGGACTTGATGATCCGCGCCCGCTGGCCCTGTTCGATGGCTTGCGCACCGATTTCTCGCTGGCCCGGTTGCGCCACTATACCGGTACGCCGCCCGAACATTTTCAGCGCTACGTCCTTTTCACCAACTACCACCGCTATGTCGATGAGTTCGTGGACTGGAGCTGTGCTCAAATCGGAAATGGCGGGGCCTATACCAGCCTGTCGTGCCCCGGCGGGGTGATGGTTACAGAGCATACTGACGATCCCCACAGCGTCGTCGCTGACAGCGCCTGGAGGCGACACCAGATGCCGGCCTGGCACCTTATGGCGCCGGACGGGACAGGCATCACGCTCGTCAATATCGGGGTCGGTCCGTCGAACGCGAAGACAATAACCGATCATATGGCCGTCATGCGCCCGGAGGCGTGGCTGATGATCGGGCACTGCGGGGGGCTCCGTCCGAGCCAGCGGATCGGGGATTATGTCCTTGCGCACGCTTATCTGCGCGACGATCATGTGCTGGACGACATGCTGCCGCCGGAAATCCCCATTCCCCCGATTGCCGAAGTCCAACAGGCGTTGGCGCGCGCCGCGGAGCAGGTTTCGGGAGAGAGCGGCGAGAAGCTCAAGAGCCGGCTGCGCACGGGCACGATTGTCACGACCGATGATCGGAACTGGGAATTGCGGTATTCCAAGTCGGCGCTGCGCTTCAGCCAGTCACGCGCCGTCGGCATAGACATGGAGTCGGCCACGATTGCGGCGCAAGGCTATCGCTTTCGCGTTCCTTATGGAACGCTGCTTTGCGTCTCTGACAAGCCCATGCACGGCGAACTCAAGCTGCCGGGACAGGCGAACCGGTTCTATGAGCGGGCGATTGCCGAACACATGTTGATCGGCATCGAGGCCTGTCGGCAACTGAAGGCCGAAGGCCCGAAACTGCATAGCCGCAAGCTGCGCGCCTTCAACGAGCCGCCGTTCAGGTGA
- a CDS encoding M2 family metallopeptidase has protein sequence MKFAVSSLALALSLSVVSPALSQTAPTAADADKFVAAAEKELGDFTVFNAQVSWINQTYITDDTDAVAARVGAQGTELGVRYATEAAKYQAIPNLSYDTKRKLDLLRGGLTLPAPTTEGAAVELNTIATRLQSAYGKGKGTLKGQPIGGSDIEAEMGTNRDPDLLKEMWASWNNNVGSPMRADYAREVEIANAGARELGYADVGAMWRSQYDMPADDFAKLTDKLWAQVKPLYDQLHCYTRTKLNEKYGDAVQAKTGPIRADLLGNMWAQEWGNIYDIVAPKGAGDIGYDTGELLKSKGYDPIKMVRTGEGFYKSLGFDPLPETFWQRSQITKPADREVVCHASAWDLDNLNDLRIKMCTKVNADDFRTIHHELGHNFYQRAYNKQPLLYLNGANDGFHEAIGDFIALSITPQYLVQIGLLDADKVPSADKDVGLLLRQAMDKVAFLPFGLLVDKYRWDIFAGKTTTSQYNKAWTDLRLKYQGIVPPVPRDETNFDAGAKYHVPGNVPYTRYFLARILQFQFYKAACDIAKWKGPLHRCSFYGNKEVGARLNAMLAMGASKPWPDALQAFTGSREMDGTAMVAYFKPLMTWLKQQNKGKACGW, from the coding sequence ATGAAATTCGCCGTCTCTTCGCTGGCGCTTGCGCTGTCGCTTTCCGTCGTCTCCCCTGCCCTTTCCCAGACCGCCCCCACAGCTGCCGATGCGGACAAGTTCGTGGCGGCCGCCGAAAAGGAACTGGGGGATTTCACCGTCTTCAATGCCCAAGTCAGCTGGATCAATCAGACATACATAACCGACGACACCGATGCCGTGGCGGCAAGGGTTGGCGCGCAGGGCACCGAACTCGGCGTCCGTTACGCGACGGAAGCAGCAAAGTATCAGGCAATCCCCAACCTGTCCTATGACACCAAACGCAAGCTGGACTTGCTCCGGGGCGGTCTGACGTTGCCTGCGCCGACCACCGAGGGCGCCGCAGTCGAGCTGAACACGATCGCGACGCGCCTGCAATCCGCCTATGGCAAGGGCAAGGGCACGCTGAAGGGACAGCCGATCGGCGGGTCTGACATCGAAGCCGAAATGGGCACCAATCGCGACCCTGACCTGCTGAAGGAAATGTGGGCCAGCTGGAACAATAATGTCGGCAGCCCGATGCGCGCCGACTATGCCCGCGAAGTCGAGATTGCGAATGCCGGTGCGCGCGAGCTTGGCTATGCCGATGTGGGTGCGATGTGGCGTTCGCAATATGACATGCCAGCAGATGACTTCGCCAAGCTTACCGACAAGCTGTGGGCACAGGTGAAACCGCTTTATGACCAGCTGCACTGCTACACACGCACAAAGCTCAATGAGAAATACGGCGATGCTGTTCAGGCCAAGACTGGACCGATCCGTGCCGACCTGCTTGGCAACATGTGGGCGCAGGAATGGGGCAACATATACGACATCGTTGCTCCGAAGGGCGCGGGCGATATCGGTTATGACACAGGCGAACTCCTGAAATCCAAAGGCTATGACCCGATCAAGATGGTCCGGACCGGCGAAGGATTTTACAAGTCATTGGGCTTCGATCCCCTGCCTGAAACATTCTGGCAGCGTTCTCAGATCACAAAGCCGGCAGACCGGGAAGTCGTTTGCCACGCAAGCGCGTGGGACCTCGACAATCTCAACGATCTGCGCATCAAGATGTGCACCAAAGTGAACGCCGATGATTTCCGCACGATCCATCATGAACTCGGCCATAATTTTTACCAGCGCGCCTACAACAAGCAGCCCCTGCTTTATTTGAACGGCGCCAATGACGGTTTCCACGAAGCGATCGGCGATTTCATCGCGCTTTCGATCACGCCACAGTATCTGGTTCAGATCGGCCTGCTCGATGCAGACAAGGTGCCGAGTGCCGACAAGGATGTCGGCCTTTTGCTCCGTCAGGCTATGGACAAGGTCGCCTTCCTGCCGTTCGGCCTTCTCGTCGACAAATATCGCTGGGATATCTTTGCGGGCAAGACCACGACCAGCCAGTACAACAAGGCATGGACCGATCTTCGCCTCAAATATCAGGGCATTGTCCCGCCCGTCCCGCGTGATGAGACGAATTTCGACGCAGGCGCCAAATATCATGTCCCCGGCAATGTGCCGTACACGCGCTATTTCCTTGCGCGCATCCTGCAATTCCAGTTCTACAAGGCGGCATGCGACATTGCGAAGTGGAAGGGTCCGCTCCATCGCTGTTCCTTCTATGGCAACAAGGAGGTCGGCGCGCGGCTGAACGCCATGCTTGCGATGGGCGCATCAAAGCCCTGGCCGGACGCACTGCAGGCCTTCACCGGCAGCCGCGAGATGGATGGCACGGCCATGGTCGCCTATTTCAAGCCGCTGATGACCTGGCTCAAGCAGCAGAACAAGGGCAAGGCCTGCGGTTGGTAA
- a CDS encoding TraB/GumN family protein: MFKKMRWALPALSLLAACASASPPPPKAPPARPALWKVSDADTTIYLFGTIHVLRKDFQWRTPAINKAVQRSRELVLEVNDLQDKDATAKTFLKLAISPGLPPVLDRVPPDKRAGLEALMEKAGMSGPALNQFESWAVAVTLASGLLKDLDVSPDYGVEKQLQATFAKSKKPVSGLETTELQLGLFDKLPESAQRAFLSSMVDDSVDPAKEFNDMVSAWSKGDDTAIAASFDDEFKRSPELAQSLLYNRNANWKTWVEKRLKQPGTVFVAVGAGHLAGPDSVVAMLAKEKVKVERIQ, encoded by the coding sequence ATGTTCAAGAAGATGCGTTGGGCCTTGCCCGCACTGTCCCTGCTCGCCGCCTGCGCGAGCGCCTCCCCGCCCCCGCCAAAGGCTCCCCCTGCGCGTCCTGCATTGTGGAAAGTCTCCGATGCGGACACGACAATCTATCTGTTCGGGACGATCCATGTGCTGCGCAAGGACTTCCAGTGGCGCACGCCCGCAATCAACAAGGCCGTGCAAAGATCCCGGGAACTTGTGCTTGAGGTCAATGACCTGCAAGACAAGGATGCGACCGCCAAGACCTTCCTGAAGCTGGCCATCTCTCCCGGACTCCCGCCGGTGCTGGACCGCGTCCCACCCGACAAGCGGGCCGGATTAGAGGCATTGATGGAAAAGGCCGGAATGTCGGGGCCTGCGCTCAACCAGTTCGAAAGCTGGGCGGTTGCGGTGACGCTCGCCAGCGGACTGCTGAAGGACCTGGATGTCAGCCCCGACTATGGCGTCGAGAAGCAATTGCAGGCGACATTCGCGAAATCCAAAAAGCCCGTTTCGGGCCTAGAAACCACAGAATTGCAGCTTGGGCTGTTCGACAAGCTGCCGGAATCCGCGCAGCGTGCATTCCTCTCAAGCATGGTCGATGACTCAGTCGATCCGGCGAAGGAATTCAACGATATGGTGTCCGCCTGGAGCAAGGGTGACGACACCGCGATTGCTGCAAGCTTCGACGATGAATTCAAGCGCTCTCCTGAGCTCGCCCAATCGCTGCTTTACAATCGCAATGCCAATTGGAAGACTTGGGTCGAGAAGCGACTGAAGCAGCCTGGAACGGTCTTTGTCGCTGTCGGAGCCGGGCATCTGGCTGGCCCGGACTCGGTTGTCGCGATGCTGGCGAAGGAAAAGGTGAAGGTCGAGCGCATCCAATAG
- a CDS encoding glycine--tRNA ligase subunit alpha encodes MMEGKPLSFQDLILTLHDYWGKQGCVILQPYDMRVGAGTFHPATTLRALGPDHWNAAYVQPSRRPTDGRYGENPNRLQHYYQYQVIMKPSPANLQELYLGSLDAIGIDPLKHDIRFVEDDWESPTLGAWGLGWEVWCDGMEVTQFTYFQQMGGFDCKPVAGELTYGLERLAMYIQGKDSVYDLAFNDAGVTYGDVFHKNEVEFSTYNFEVADTASLFDGFAKAEAECKRCIDANIPLAAYDQAIEASHLFNLLQARGVISVQERASYMGRVRDLAKGSCLAWMDKNGWTA; translated from the coding sequence ATGATGGAAGGCAAACCCCTGAGCTTTCAGGACCTGATCCTGACTCTCCATGACTATTGGGGCAAGCAGGGCTGCGTCATCCTCCAGCCATATGACATGCGCGTGGGCGCGGGGACATTTCATCCGGCGACAACGTTGCGTGCCCTCGGGCCAGATCACTGGAATGCAGCCTATGTCCAGCCGTCGCGCCGACCGACCGACGGTCGCTATGGCGAAAACCCCAATCGGCTCCAGCATTATTACCAGTATCAGGTCATCATGAAGCCGAGCCCGGCCAATCTGCAGGAACTCTACCTCGGTTCGCTGGACGCAATCGGCATCGATCCGCTGAAGCACGACATCCGCTTTGTCGAGGATGATTGGGAAAGCCCTACGCTCGGTGCCTGGGGGCTGGGCTGGGAAGTCTGGTGCGACGGGATGGAAGTGACGCAGTTCACCTATTTCCAGCAGATGGGCGGGTTCGATTGCAAGCCGGTTGCAGGCGAGCTGACCTATGGGCTCGAACGGCTCGCCATGTACATCCAGGGCAAGGACAGTGTGTACGATCTTGCCTTCAATGACGCGGGCGTCACCTATGGCGATGTGTTCCACAAGAACGAGGTGGAATTCAGCACCTATAATTTCGAAGTCGCGGATACCGCGAGCCTGTTTGACGGGTTCGCCAAGGCGGAAGCCGAATGCAAGCGCTGCATCGACGCGAATATTCCGCTTGCGGCTTATGACCAGGCAATCGAGGCAAGCCATTTATTCAACCTGTTGCAGGCGCGCGGCGTAATCTCCGTGCAGGAACGCGCCAGCTACATGGGCCGGGTCCGCGATCTGGCGAAGGGCAGTTGTCTGGCGTGGATGGACAAGAACGGGTGGACGGCGTGA
- the glyS gene encoding glycine--tRNA ligase subunit beta: protein MTDFLLELRSEEIPARMQDKARADLARLFAEEIGKAGLQATEIVTYATPRRLALIARGLPLETSAVSEELKGPKTSAPPQALEGFLRKTGLTQDQLEDRDGTWFAVIAKPGRQTADVLAEAIPTIVRAFPWPKSMRWGAASASTESLRWVRPLQGIVALLGDTVVPFEIDGVASGSATVGHRFHHSGDVTIGNAADYAAKLNACHVIVDQEERRAIIRSGAEKAAAAAGLTLVPDEGLVIENAGLTEWPVPMLGRFDPAFLAVPEEVIQLTARVNQKYFICRDDARKLANAFVCTANINANDGGAAIVAGNEKVLAARLSDAKFFWEQDLKVPLETQAEKLKDIVFHEKLGTVADKVERVAKLARWLVEEGIVKGASANDAERAALLCKADLVTGMVGEFPELQGIMGGYYARAQGETDAVADAVRDHYKPVGQGDDVPTAPVTVAVSLADKLDTLVGFFAEDMLPTGSKDPFALRRAMLALVQLVLSNNLRFDAKGAWFEGRSEYIEQIRTKATADLWPKIFADHERAIDLAAELAAVEKAPVLHISAIWKEMEQQPSLQITQDQARDIASAYVARETQLLYGASVPVYEELSKFLADRLKVQQREAGVRHDLIDAVFALGGEDDLVRLLARVKALQAFVTTEEGTNLLAGYKRAANILKQAEGVAPAEAGASAGVGSQGVQQVPAFAGATEFDVALLNALEASEPKATAAIEAEDFEGAMAALATLRAPIDAFFDGVMVNDPDPQKRAFRLGLLARFRDAVHRVADFSKIEG, encoded by the coding sequence GTGACCGATTTCCTGCTCGAACTCCGTTCGGAGGAAATCCCGGCACGGATGCAGGACAAGGCGCGTGCCGATCTGGCCCGGCTTTTTGCCGAGGAGATCGGCAAGGCCGGTCTGCAGGCGACCGAAATCGTCACCTATGCCACGCCGCGCCGCCTGGCTCTGATCGCCCGAGGGCTGCCGCTTGAGACAAGCGCTGTCAGCGAGGAACTGAAGGGACCGAAAACGTCTGCGCCGCCGCAAGCACTTGAAGGATTCCTCCGCAAGACCGGATTGACGCAGGACCAACTGGAGGATCGCGACGGCACCTGGTTTGCCGTGATCGCAAAGCCCGGACGCCAGACAGCGGATGTGCTGGCCGAGGCGATCCCGACCATCGTTCGCGCCTTTCCCTGGCCCAAGTCGATGCGCTGGGGCGCGGCCTCTGCCTCGACTGAAAGCCTCCGCTGGGTGCGGCCCCTCCAGGGCATTGTGGCTCTGCTCGGCGACACTGTGGTGCCGTTCGAGATTGACGGCGTGGCGAGCGGATCGGCAACCGTCGGCCATCGCTTCCATCATTCGGGGGACGTCACGATCGGCAACGCAGCCGATTATGCGGCAAAGCTCAATGCCTGCCATGTGATCGTCGATCAGGAAGAACGCCGCGCAATCATCCGCTCGGGCGCCGAGAAGGCCGCAGCGGCTGCGGGCCTCACACTGGTTCCGGATGAAGGTCTGGTGATCGAGAATGCGGGCCTGACCGAATGGCCAGTTCCCATGCTCGGCCGCTTCGATCCCGCGTTTCTCGCGGTGCCGGAAGAAGTTATCCAGCTGACGGCGCGCGTGAACCAGAAATATTTCATCTGCCGCGATGATGCGCGCAAGCTCGCCAACGCCTTTGTCTGCACCGCCAACATTAATGCGAATGACGGCGGAGCAGCGATTGTCGCGGGCAATGAGAAGGTTCTGGCTGCACGGCTTTCCGATGCGAAATTCTTCTGGGAACAGGATCTGAAGGTTCCGCTGGAGACGCAGGCCGAAAAGCTCAAGGACATTGTCTTCCACGAGAAGCTGGGGACGGTGGCCGACAAGGTCGAGCGCGTGGCGAAACTCGCGCGCTGGCTGGTTGAAGAAGGGATCGTCAAGGGGGCCAGCGCCAACGATGCCGAACGCGCGGCGCTGCTGTGCAAGGCCGATCTCGTCACCGGGATGGTCGGCGAATTTCCGGAACTGCAAGGAATCATGGGCGGCTATTACGCCCGCGCACAGGGCGAGACAGATGCGGTCGCCGATGCGGTGCGCGATCACTACAAGCCAGTCGGGCAGGGCGATGACGTGCCAACCGCGCCGGTGACGGTGGCGGTGAGTTTGGCGGACAAGCTGGATACCCTGGTTGGGTTTTTTGCAGAAGACATGCTGCCAACTGGATCCAAGGATCCGTTTGCGCTCCGTCGTGCGATGCTCGCGCTCGTTCAGCTTGTCTTGTCGAACAACCTTCGCTTCGATGCCAAAGGCGCTTGGTTTGAAGGCCGAAGCGAATACATTGAGCAGATAAGAACGAAAGCCACTGCTGATTTGTGGCCGAAGATATTTGCCGATCACGAGCGAGCGATAGATTTAGCGGCGGAATTGGCCGCAGTGGAAAAGGCACCAGTTCTTCATATCTCTGCGATCTGGAAAGAAATGGAGCAGCAGCCGTCGCTTCAGATTACCCAAGACCAAGCACGCGATATTGCGTCAGCCTATGTCGCTCGCGAAACTCAGCTTCTTTATGGGGCTAGCGTCCCAGTTTATGAGGAATTGTCCAAGTTCCTCGCCGACCGTCTCAAAGTCCAGCAGCGCGAGGCGGGTGTGCGGCATGACCTGATCGATGCAGTTTTCGCGCTGGGCGGGGAAGACGATCTCGTCCGCCTTCTTGCCCGCGTGAAAGCATTGCAGGCGTTTGTCACCACTGAAGAAGGTACGAACCTCCTCGCCGGTTACAAGCGGGCGGCGAATATCTTGAAGCAGGCGGAGGGCGTCGCCCCTGCGGAGGCAGGGGCCTCTGCGGGAGTCGGGAGCCAAGGCGTCCAACAGGTCCCTGCCTTTGCAGGGGCAACGGAGTTTGACGTAGCCCTCCTCAATGCACTCGAAGCTTCTGAGCCCAAGGCAACAGCTGCAATCGAGGCAGAAGATTTCGAAGGGGCAATGGCGGCACTCGCCACGCTCCGCGCGCCGATCGACGCGTTCTTCGATGGTGTGATGGTGAATGATCCAGACCCGCAAAAGCGGGCGTTCAGGTTGGGATTGCTGGCAAGGTTCCGTGATGCGGTGCATCGCGTGGCGGATTTTTCCAAGATCGAGGGGTAA
- the ppdK gene encoding pyruvate, phosphate dikinase, which yields MTQYVYRFGGGVSDGGAGDKNLLGGKGANLDGMAAIGLPVPPGFTITTAMCTRYYDEGEVFPDSLRDEVANGIAHIEAVTGKRFGDAADPLLVSVRSGARVSMPGMMDTVLNLGLNDQTVEGLAASSGDARFAWDSYRRFIQMYADVVLELDHGSFEEALEIAKEDKGFYLDTELTAQDLRSLVGSYKALVEEQWGKPFPQDVHDQLWGAVGAVFGSWQSERAKVYRRLNNIPGDWGTAVNVQAMVFGNMGETSATGVAFTRDPATGENAYYGEFLINAQGEDVVAGIRTPQYLTKAARERANAKPLSMEEAMPDVYGQLANVFNILETHYRDMQDIEFTVERGKLWMLQTRSGKRTAKAALKIAVDMAEQGLITREEAVARVDPAALDQLLHPTLDPAAVRDVLAKGLPASPGAASGIAVFDSDTAEKRAEMGESVILVRMETSPEDIHGMHAAKGILTARGGMTSHAAVVARGMGRPCVSGAGNVAIDSKEGVFRVGGREVREGEVITIDGSSGEVMFGEVATVQPELSGDFGTLMVWADAARRMKVRANAETPADCRIARDFGAEGVGLCRTEHMFFEAGRITAVRQMILAEDEAGRRAALAKLLPEQRADFKGIFEVMAGLPVTIRLLDPPLHEFLPTEESDFADVAEAAGVGIDILKRRAAELHEFNPMLGHRGCRLGVTYPEIYEMQARAIFEAACDLNDSPIPEVMVPLVGTRRELELMKEVIDRTAEAVFAERGKRITYLVGTMIELPRAALMAGEIAEVGAFFSFGTNDLTQTTLGVSRDDASRFLTQYVDKGIYAQDPFVSLDIDGVGQLVQLAAERGRATRPDIKLGICGEHGGDPASIHFCERVGLDYVSASPYRVPIARLAAAQAALRKG from the coding sequence ATGACGCAATATGTGTATCGCTTCGGCGGCGGCGTTTCGGACGGTGGCGCTGGCGACAAGAATCTACTCGGCGGCAAGGGTGCGAATCTGGACGGGATGGCCGCAATCGGCCTGCCGGTTCCCCCGGGATTCACAATCACGACAGCCATGTGCACGCGCTATTATGATGAAGGCGAAGTCTTTCCGGATTCCCTGCGTGATGAAGTCGCAAACGGCATCGCCCATATCGAAGCGGTGACCGGAAAGCGCTTTGGCGATGCAGCGGATCCTCTGCTCGTTTCCGTCCGGTCGGGCGCGCGGGTTTCCATGCCCGGGATGATGGATACCGTCCTCAACCTCGGCCTCAATGACCAGACTGTCGAAGGCCTGGCGGCCTCTTCGGGCGACGCGCGGTTTGCGTGGGACAGCTATCGCCGCTTCATCCAGATGTATGCCGATGTCGTCCTTGAACTCGATCACGGATCGTTCGAGGAAGCACTGGAAATTGCGAAGGAAGACAAGGGCTTCTACCTCGATACTGAACTGACGGCTCAAGACCTCAGGTCACTGGTTGGCAGCTACAAGGCACTTGTCGAAGAGCAATGGGGCAAGCCTTTTCCGCAGGATGTGCATGATCAGCTTTGGGGTGCGGTGGGCGCAGTGTTCGGCTCATGGCAGTCGGAACGCGCCAAGGTCTATCGCCGCCTCAACAATATTCCGGGAGACTGGGGCACAGCCGTCAATGTACAGGCGATGGTCTTCGGCAACATGGGTGAAACATCAGCCACCGGCGTCGCCTTCACACGCGATCCGGCGACAGGCGAGAATGCCTATTATGGCGAATTCCTGATCAACGCCCAGGGCGAAGACGTCGTTGCCGGCATCCGCACGCCGCAATATCTGACGAAGGCCGCGCGCGAGCGAGCGAACGCAAAGCCGCTTTCGATGGAAGAAGCGATGCCCGACGTCTACGGGCAACTCGCCAATGTCTTCAACATATTGGAGACCCACTACCGCGACATGCAGGACATCGAGTTCACGGTCGAACGCGGCAAGCTCTGGATGCTCCAGACACGTTCGGGCAAGCGGACCGCAAAGGCAGCGCTGAAGATCGCAGTCGACATGGCCGAACAGGGCCTGATCACGCGGGAGGAGGCAGTGGCGCGCGTCGACCCCGCTGCGCTTGACCAGTTGCTGCACCCTACGCTTGATCCGGCTGCGGTCCGCGACGTTCTGGCCAAGGGCCTTCCGGCCTCTCCGGGTGCTGCCTCAGGTATTGCCGTGTTCGACAGCGACACGGCCGAAAAGCGTGCCGAGATGGGTGAGAGCGTCATCCTCGTCCGGATGGAGACGTCTCCTGAGGATATTCATGGCATGCATGCCGCAAAGGGCATTCTCACGGCGCGCGGCGGCATGACCAGCCATGCGGCTGTTGTGGCGCGTGGCATGGGCCGGCCCTGTGTCTCGGGTGCGGGCAATGTTGCCATCGACTCCAAGGAAGGCGTCTTCCGCGTGGGCGGACGTGAAGTCCGCGAAGGCGAAGTCATCACGATCGACGGATCGTCTGGCGAAGTGATGTTCGGTGAAGTGGCGACCGTCCAGCCGGAGCTATCCGGCGATTTCGGCACGCTGATGGTCTGGGCCGATGCGGCGCGGCGGATGAAGGTGCGTGCCAATGCCGAAACGCCTGCCGATTGTCGGATCGCCCGCGATTTCGGCGCAGAAGGGGTCGGCCTGTGCCGGACCGAGCATATGTTCTTCGAGGCGGGCCGGATCACGGCCGTACGGCAGATGATCCTTGCCGAAGATGAAGCGGGTAGGCGTGCAGCGCTGGCCAAGTTGCTTCCGGAACAGCGGGCCGATTTCAAGGGCATCTTCGAAGTGATGGCCGGCCTGCCGGTCACGATCCGACTGCTCGATCCTCCGCTGCATGAATTCCTGCCGACGGAAGAATCCGATTTTGCCGATGTAGCCGAAGCGGCGGGCGTCGGCATCGATATCCTGAAGCGTCGCGCTGCGGAACTGCACGAGTTCAATCCGATGCTTGGGCACCGGGGTTGCCGACTGGGCGTGACCTATCCTGAAATCTATGAAATGCAGGCCCGCGCAATCTTCGAGGCGGCCTGCGACCTAAACGATTCGCCCATTCCGGAAGTCATGGTGCCTCTTGTCGGGACGCGGCGCGAGCTGGAATTGATGAAGGAGGTGATCGACCGGACCGCTGAAGCCGTCTTTGCCGAACGCGGCAAGCGGATCACGTACCTGGTCGGCACGATGATCGAGTTGCCGCGCGCCGCGCTGATGGCCGGCGAAATTGCTGAAGTCGGGGCCTTCTTCAGCTTTGGCACCAACGACCTGACTCAGACGACGCTGGGCGTCAGCCGTGACGATGCGAGCCGCTTCCTGACACAATATGTCGACAAGGGCATTTATGCGCAGGACCCCTTTGTCAGCCTTGATATCGATGGAGTGGGGCAACTCGTCCAGCTTGCGGCCGAACGGGGCCGTGCAACACGACCCGACATCAAGCTGGGGATCTGCGGAGAACATGGCGGTGATCCCGCGTCGATCCATTTCTGTGAACGTGTAGGGCTCGACTATGTGTCCGCATCGCCATACCGTGTACCAATCGCACGTCTGGCGGCCGCCCAGGCCGCGCTTCGAAAGGGTTAG
- a CDS encoding DUF1214 domain-containing protein, translating to MKRWHHYALAVVAGLAIGAGSAWTVIHKGLNDGRLSNGPWSTALNYGTKDTDSLTRASVALRGILALPSTETVYWNASTDSDGVPLDGSCTYAMTGKPLDARWWSVTYYDKQGYLVANAANIWSFSGVSVTPAEKDGWRVTIGPDKVDGHWLPSAKGQPFELTLRMYNPGAGFRAAPKDAILPVLKKEHCA from the coding sequence ATGAAACGCTGGCACCATTATGCCCTTGCCGTCGTCGCCGGACTGGCAATTGGTGCGGGCAGTGCATGGACCGTCATCCACAAGGGTCTCAACGACGGACGCCTGAGCAATGGCCCCTGGTCGACCGCGCTGAATTACGGAACGAAAGATACGGATTCCCTGACGCGCGCGTCAGTTGCGTTGCGCGGGATCCTGGCCTTGCCGTCGACCGAAACCGTCTATTGGAACGCATCGACTGATAGCGACGGAGTGCCGCTGGACGGCAGCTGCACCTATGCCATGACGGGCAAGCCGCTCGATGCCCGCTGGTGGAGTGTGACCTACTATGACAAGCAGGGCTATCTTGTCGCCAATGCCGCCAATATCTGGTCGTTCAGCGGGGTGTCGGTCACGCCGGCTGAAAAGGACGGTTGGCGGGTGACGATCGGTCCGGACAAGGTGGATGGCCATTGGCTGCCGAGTGCCAAGGGGCAGCCATTCGAGCTGACCTTGCGGATGTACAATCCGGGCGCCGGATTTCGCGCTGCGCCAAAGGATGCGATCCTTCCGGTGCTGAAGAAGGAGCATTGCGCATGA